In Quercus robur chromosome 11, dhQueRobu3.1, whole genome shotgun sequence, the sequence TTGACCAAACAGCATTCATATGATACTAATAAAGGCTGCCTTATTCCGTTCTCAAAATTGGAACCACCTCAGACTCTAAATGATAGATGCATTCATGTCTTATGACATTAAAGATCGCCATAACATATAACTCTTGGATCCTTGGATCATATCATTCGTTATATTGACATTGCATATAAAGAGATCTCTTAGAACATTTTTAACAAGCTTTTTTGCCTAGATCCAAAGATGGGAAACAGAAAATGTGATAGATTTTGAGTCAACCAACCACAATTACTTCCCGATTACAAGTGTTAAAACAAAAGCCACCATATAATAACCCAAAGCCGAACTAACCAACACTAAATTATAGTAACTTTTATCCAGTACAtaggacaaaaaaataattttgcaattGAAAGAGGATGTGCTATGCAGGTGAAAAATGAATGCCAAGCAAATGATAAAAAGGTGAGTTGAAgtacagaaaaagaaaagacaaacaaaagaaaaggatgaaagggaaaaacagagagagagagagagagaagttcaATCTGATTTATTGAGAAGGAGTCACACAAGTTGAGCAGTATGTGCACTACTATTTATACATGTACTGAACTAAATAAGACCTTGTAGGAAATTAGTCTAACTAATTACATAACTGTAGGAACCCATCACACAACAACTGATTGAACTAATCGTAACTGCAATACAAGAAGTTTCAATTTAACACAAGTGGCAAATTGGGATGTAACAGATTTTTTTAAGCCAACAGTTATACTAGTCAATCTGTTACTAACCAATTTGTTACTAAAATTAACTAATTGCTAACCAATCTGTAACTAACTAATAGCTATTCTCTAACAGCAAGCATGTCTACAGAATTCTTTGCATGTTTGAAGATAAATTCATGTAACAGAGAATTTTAAACACTAAAGGAGACTTGCACTAAGGGTGACAACCAAATTGCTCCCTGCAATTAATGGGCTTAAACAAATTCCAACTGCATTTACAATTTAGGATTCTACAGTTCTGGATTCAGAAACATATTAAGATGCCTACCTAACCAACACATTATTTGCCTCAATTTTGTCCAAAACAACATGCCATGAACATTTTGTACCTCAAGGACTGAGTCTCTTATATGCCTACCCAATTACAACCTAcacattaaaaagaaatgccATCTCTGCACAAAAAAagattaatattattatattccAGACGGTTCTTGTTAATGGCTTTGAAGTCATGTTAAACAGAAAAACAGATATTTTACTAGTATGGAGCATAGAAAGAAACTGAGGAAGGAAGGGGTTGGGATGGTGAGCAAATGGTCACTGCATATATCTTAACAAATATTTGATTGAATGTCAAAGCAAGTAGACAATATATTATATGGCAATGGATGGGTCAAGTCCTACTGGAGTCTCTGTCTGCAATATTCCATATGGCTTGGCAACTTTGCACTCTACATACCAAATTGCAACTGGAAAGAAAATCTCGGTGGATACGTACAGTAGTTCAAAGTTTCAAGGACTTCACCAGTAATCCCCACAAGAGCATTTTCCTTCCTTGAAATGATGAAACCGTTTGTTGTTCCTAATAATAAATTCCCTCTCAACAATCTTAGACATGATCTTGATGGCATTGTGACAGTCACCGCAGATACGAAGGTTCTTGATGATCCTAAGAGGTGTTCTCACTGGAGTACTAATCAGACCATACGCAATTGCCAAACGCTCACTATGATAGAGCAAGGCCTGCTCCTTGGCCTCCTGATCAATGTCATGCAGAACATATCTTGTGTCCGGCACATAACCACCTTCTTTCATCCCAGTGGCCTTCAGCTTTTCATCATCCTTGTAGAGAGTTGGGTTTCTGAACTCACTGATCCTGTTCTTCCCATCAAGCATGCTGACTGCAGTATACTTTCTAGGAGGTGGGGTAGGGATCTTATTAGCAACAGCCTTCGACGGGTCAAGAGAAACCATTAACTCCTCAGCATGGTCTTCAAGATCTACATTTCCATGAATCCAAGCATAATTTCTCAATGCATCCCAAACCTCCACAGTGCGCTCAAAAAGAAGTTTCTTTATAAAATCCTCTGCTTCATTAAGATGGCCACACTTCCCAAGCACACTAGAAGCCCCATATAATGCTCAAACCCCGGCTCAATTCCATACTCACTCTTCATTGACTCAAAGTGTAAAAATGCTTCTTCCACAGCATCTACACTAGCACAAGCCGAAAACACTGCAAGAAAAGTATCCCTGGTGGGTTTCATCCCCAGCTCCCTCGTCTGCTCAAACAACTGCAACCCATCATCACCCAACCCGTTATCCTCATATGCATTAAGCATTAAAAGCCAAGTGTCCATACTCCTATTAGGCATATGATCAAACACCCTCCGTGCATCAGTCATCGCCCCTCACAACTGCTATACATTTCAATCACCATATGGTTCAAACTAAGGTCACCCCGAAACGTGGACTGCAGAAAGAAACCATGAACCTTTTTTGCATCCTCATACGACTTGGACACCTTAACTCTTTCTAACAACTTATAGAAGCAATTCCAATCAGCTTTAACCCCTTTCTCCATCAATTCAAGAGCTTCCTTAACCTTCCCCGAATCGCAAAGCATCAGTACATCATTAACCGAAGGCAATGGTGGAGAATCAACCAGGGCTTGAACTTCAACTGCCTGGCCTCTATTAAAGTTTTGGGGATGTGGGTATCCCTTATTTTGATTATTCCACTGGTTTGGTGATCTCGCTTGTTGAAAACTCGGGGTCTGAGCGTTGAACTGGTCAGGGTTCAATCCACGGCTGGGATAGTTCTGACCACCTTGATTGGGATATCCACGGTTGGGATAGTTCTGACCACCCTGATTGGGATATCCACGATTGGGATAGGTCTGACCCTGATTAGGATACCCACCATGTGAATAGTTCCGGTTCTGGTTCTGGACCTGTGTTTGTGAGTTACATCCTTGGTTTTGTGGGGCCCACTGATTAGGGTTTTGTGAATTCTAACCCCGGTTTTGTGGGTTCCGCTGTTattgttgtggttgtggttgtggtggtgaaTGGGGCATTTGATTATACTCATTTGGGATTGCTGAGGTGCTTAGGGTTTTAGTTAGGGTTTCAGTGTTACTGTTGTTGTTCTTGTGattgaaaatgaaatgagaagggtaTAAAGGTCGTACCTTGAAGAAGGAGGATGAGAAGTTTGGGGTTCGTGCGCGTCGTAATGCCATGATCGACGCCATTTTTGTTGAGCTGAAATAAGCtaccaaattcaaaaacccTAAACCCGTAGAGATAAACCCTATCGAAACGGTGCGTGTGAGTGACAACAGTGTGTGAGACTGAGAGTGAGGCAGTGTCGCTCAACTCAACgctttgccttttaatttttttttttggggaatttGGTTTTAGTTTGGTGTGGTGGAtatgatccaaaaaaaaaaaaaaaaggagtagtGGGCCGGATACGGGTTCTGGGCCtggacccaaaaaaataaaaataaaaataaaagcctttttgaaaaaaaaaatgataaaatattaaaatcgAAGGAAAGTAGGAAATGGGAGGAACGAGGAAGTGATGTTCATGACTCATGTTGGATGGTTATTTGTGCTACATTAATATCAGTTTTGATAATCTAGCTGTGcataatttttctataatttgggATTTGGGTTGGTTTTCCTTctatggattaaaaaaaatattggtgaGTGTTGGTCGCTCTTTTGGACCAATGTCAAATTTCGAGCTCGACCCTCAAACTCATTTGAATTAGTGCTCTTGAAGACCTTGACTGAAAAACCCATAACATATCCATgttctatacttttttttttttttttttttactatcaaTGATTTATGGGTAGCACGTATACAATGCATACctatttttcttaatatttgtgtataatttatttattttaaaaagattaGAGCATCAAATGCATATTCACTTGTACTATTGTATTACTCTATATATGATTCTATTACCAAAGTTTcaagaagttaaaaaatattattatgatTAAAACAATATCAAATGTTTCGGAGTAAACgagttttattatttgttattaactttttatttattataatttatcatttaattttggttaaaatgcGATTTCACTTATGTACTTTTCCAAACAATTTAAGGTGAttcttttactatttatttaggGCTTTTGTTAAAAAGTGCCATTGCGCTTCTAATAAGGAGGAATTTATTGGATGCCATTGCATTGAAAaacaataagaacaaataaataaatacttattTAGTTGTCTTATGTGTGATTGCATCTAAAAAGctaatcaattacaataaaaaactCAACCTTAACCAATGCATTCAGGCAGACACTCGTTAAATGAATCCTTTATTTAGtatatatgtaattttaatgatactattttttttaatatgactTTTAATAAGCATATGCATCATGTGAGCATACTACATAAAAAGTAGACCCAAATTCTTCAAGCACAAGAagcatcatttttcttttcttttcttttcttccctctctcccccCAGTCAAGCTATTAAGGACCTTAGTTAGCGAACACAAAGCATTTAAAGGACTATTTGGTGAGGATTGAACTGTGCAAGGCTTTGGGAGGAATGTCAAGTAAGTGaatggtcattttttttttcttgctagGCATTGCAACCGAAATGAGCTATTGGAGACACTACCATGAGGCCTGCTTTAATTTACTTGTAAAATTCATAGCGTGCTGGCAGCCTGGCACCATTGCATTGAGGGTACAAACTTCAGAGTTCAGACACAAGCCACACCTCAATTGTTTAACTTGTATCGTCTAATTTATTGAAGAAACAAGAAAGACCTCCTCTATAACATACATCACAGATATACTTGGAGTGAACTTTAAAAAACATATGAATTCTATGAGAACaccataaaattaaataaattttttgctcCTGCTACATTTGTGGCACaaattccttttttcttttcttctcagaCGAGAATAACAAAAGCAAACACTGCACACAACATATAGCATATAAGCAAACAAACAAGTAGCAGGAATCAGCAGCAAGGGCCTTTAGCCTTTCCTTTCACCTTCTCATGCCTGGTGCCACTATTGGAGCTACTGTAATTCCACGCCGTTGTCTATCCAAGTTGGCTTCCCAGCCTTCATCAAGAACCAGCCAcatgaaatcaaataaaatccCAGCTAAATAAACTAAGAAGTGGATTAAATTTAAGAAAGTAGCAAGTCAATGCaagaaatcataaaattaacaagTATCAACGTGTTCCTTTATGACGCCTTCTATCTTTACCAATCACAATCTTTTGAatagatttttatatttgaaaacgGTATTTCTTTTGGTCTGCATCATCAATTATGACATATGGTTGGGTGGGGGTATCATGATCTCAGAAATCATGCTTGTAATTGACCAAGTCATTGTATTCTAATGCagaaattggattttttttttcatggtgaGAACCAAGTTGTCATAAACAAATACACAGTTGTGGATGTTATATGTTTCATTAGTGGGATATGATTTGTCCTTAACTGAAGATACCATTTACGAGGCTAAAATATAATATGCACCCAACTAATCTGTTGGCTGGAGGACTACTAGCTCATGTGATTGTCAGATTATTAAGGTACCAGTTGATGGTTTAAAGACTGGGACAAAGCATGTGGTATCATAATAGTGCATAGTGTACCATGCTAATCAGATTCATTACACACTACTGCAATAACAATGTAACTATGTTTGGATGCAATTTCTTCGTGCCTTTGCTACTTTAATGTCAATATTAAAACAGAACTAAGGAAAATGACTTTTAAGAGGCCAAACTGCAGCAAATATAGGCATAACCACTAGACAAAAAGTACTATCTTCAAAGTGAAACCACTGGTTTTCCTTCACCAATTCCAAATAACTTGGAAATCAGAAGTATAATTTACTACAGATATCatgagattttaatttgaagTGAGGTTTTAAGTTGCTTaacatgaagaagaaagagCAAGAGTATTCATAGAGATTTTAAAAACAATGGTATATGGATTTGATAACTAAGAAGCGATTACCTATCCCCATATCAAACCCACGACTCTTGAGCTCTCTGTATTCTTGACACAGAGCACAGGTAGCACAGAAGAAGTGCACTAAGCAGTCTACACAAGGTGCCTCTTCCAGGTCGTATTGCGCCCTCAATTTTGAACGATAAGAGCATGAGTACAAGCATGCAAAACCAGTAAGACCCAGAAGCCCATAGAGTATGCCACTTTCAGCACAATCTAAAAACACCAGCAAGCAATATAACAAATATAAGTAACCTATAACCATCATTCCATATTCATGAAATTGACAATCAGCAAGCTGTTATTCCTAGGCTTACTTGAAGAACCTCTGGATACTATCTCAGCAATCTGTCCAAATGTGACACAAGGGCAGAAGCAAGTAATAAAACCTTAAAACATGAAATTGAAAgcagttaataaaaaaaaaacatgggttGATGCTTATATGCCTAGAAATTAGTGATGAAGCTAGATGAGTTTTCAGGTCTTTACAATTTCCAGGATTATCACAACAATAGCAAAGACCAGTAGACCACTTCCCTGCAACTACACGAGCACTCATGCCGGGGGATACATATGGAGGAGCATACGGTCGTGTGGGACTTGTATTTGGAATTCCTGAAGCCAGGACAGGACCTGGACCATGTTCACTGGCATATGTCTCATAATCATGTACTGCAGGATACATCTTCTGAGTAACTGAACAAAGGTAGTTGTGGCAACTAAGCTTAGCCTTGTGCTTCTGTCATGAATAATAAGGTTTGGGTCCTAATATATATTGGCAGAATTGTCATTCAATTAGTGGAAATaccaaatatgaaaataaaaatgcacaAATTTGaccaagtgaaaaaaaaaaaatccttatataGTAATCCTCTATATCTATCTAGTATCTGTGGAGTTACTCTCCAGTTTTGAAAtaccaaatataaaaataaaaatgcagcATTCCTTCTTCTCCCTGTAAATTCTAAGAAGTTGCACAAAGTCGCATTTCCActtctttattattaaatattaagaGATGATTCATGTAGGATTTTGTATTAAATGCAAGTTCCTTGGGCATTCCTGATGCAGATCGCAATGACAAGAAGACCAACTTCAATATTTAGCATTGAGTTGTGACTTGGTTATTTAATATTTCAACTTAAATCTATATTTAAACATGGTAAAATAAATCGTTAGGTTGCATGATGCAGTATAGAAAACAATAAACATTATTTCATCCACAATCAGTAATACTGGTTTTAGCTGACATGATAGCTAACAAACATATGGCATTAAGTAAAAATATACTTAGTTTTTACACATAAGGAATTTATTTGTTCATTTAACTGCTACAGTTTCCCTTTAAATCACTGGACACTGCAATGATAGGAATCCTCATACTAAATACACTGCACTTTGCCAATAATAATTGGATAAACTACCAGCTattccaaaagcttaagctattaggaaaaTGCGAATTTGATCGCTAAAGTAATATTTTAAGGCTCTCCCTCATGTGTGGGCTGAGAGAACTCATAATATCTTTCTTTAACTTTTACTTCTTGAACTTTGGGCTAACTTGAGTTGGGCTAAGCCAGATGGTCCTACAGCCAGCGCAATATTGCTTactgtttcaactttcaaggcATTTGCAGCTCCACTGCATCATTAACAAAATTTAGCAGGTTGGGATGCTGACAAAAAcagtattttttaattatttatatagttTAAGACAAAGATTAAGTTACAAGAGAGGCTGATATATAATAGTGTCactcatttttatgtttttattttattttttagcttgATACTAAAATGTGGAGAGCTGGTGAGTCCACTGTACTTTCTTATTGTTTCAAGGTAGATGAAGCTTCCAGCTCCCTACAAACATTGAGCAAAACTTAAACAGCTTGGAATTTTGATATCGTGGTCTTTGTTTATTTATGGGGTCAAGAGTCAAGACCAAAGGTCAAGAAAGgctgatttattttttattattcttgagTTGCTTAATACTTACAAGTAGAGAGCTGGTAAGTTAGTCTAATTATTAGTGAGCTAATCTTTATCAAAAGTTCAACTTGTATATGATTATCATAATCTTACTATACGTAAGGAGCTGACCCATGCAGTTGCTTGTTAGCTTCACGAAACTTATGTCAGTACTCAGTAGTCAATGGTGATAGTAGTTATTTTGTGGAGTCAAATTTGGTGAAATTCCTTTCATAAATTGGATAAGCAGTCCAGTTTTATCCAATTGAGGTAAATTGACCAAAACAGAATGAGTAAGTGGTGCATGTCCATTTTAATTATTGACTTGACTCCAATACAAATCAGGTCAATCTTATCTTATTTGAGGTAAATTGACCAAAACAAAATGAGTAAGTGATGCATGTCCATTTTGATTACTGACTTGACTTGAATGCAAATCATGGACAATCTTAATGGGATTAGCAAAATTTGagcttaaaagttaaaactatttTGAGTATTGAAAACTCAAACTACAAGTCCATTATAATTATAGCCTTACCATATATTAAGGAGACAGGTCAACTGTGCCTAACTGCAATCAGTAGTAGTAAAATTAGTTACCAGCAAAGCATTATCCTTTTGGTTTGTGGACTCAAAAGTTGATGAATTCAAACACAAATCAAACAAAGTAGTAGTGTTTTACAAAGGGATTagcccacccaaaaaaaaaaaaaaaaacccagtttTACAAACGGGcccaccaaagaaaaaaaacctaagtttttacaaaagggcccaaacacaaataaaactaaGTTTTACAAAGGGATTAGACCACCCAAAAAAAGCCCAGTTTTACAAAAGAGCccaccaaagaagaaaaaaaacctaAGTTGGGCCCaacgaaagaaaaaaaagactaagTTTTACAAAAGGGCCCACCaaaacaaagaaggaaaaaaggaaaaaggaaacgACTCCGCTGGGGATcgaacccagaatctctggttccGTAGACCAGCGCCTTATCCATTGGGCCACGGAGTCATTTTGTTGAGAGTGGGATTTGAACCCACGCCCTTTCGGACCAGAACCTTAATCTGGCGCCTTAGACCAACTCGGCCATCTCAACTTTTGCTTCTACAtctttccaaattttatttattctttctcatCAAAGCCACACAACCTCAATTCCTCGCCATCTCGCACACATTTTACCGCCAAATTcgatttaaattttcaaatctctctctctctctc encodes:
- the LOC126707083 gene encoding protein PLANT CADMIUM RESISTANCE 2-like; translation: MYPAVHDYETYASEHGPGPVLASGIPNTSPTRPYAPPYVSPGMSARVVAGKWSTGLCYCCDNPGNCFITCFCPCVTFGQIAEIVSRGSSNCAESGILYGLLGLTGFACLYSCSYRSKLRAQYDLEEAPCVDCLVHFFCATCALCQEYRELKSRGFDMGIGWEANLDRQRRGITVAPIVAPGMRR